GAAGACCATGGCGGTCTCGGTCGCCGCGTCCTCGGAGAGGTCGTAGCGGGCGATCTCGGCGCCGCCGGCCTGGTTCACGACGCGGATGTACGCGTTGCGGACCTGGCCGAAGTTCTGGCTGCGGGCCTCGGCGTCGTAGATGGAGACGGGGAAGACGATCTTGTCGACATCGGCCGGCAGGCCGGCGAGGTTGACGTTGATGGCCTCGTCGTCGCCCGAACCCTCACCGGTGCGGTTGTCACCGGTGTGGACGATGGTCTGGTCCGGGGTGGACTTGTTGTTGAAGAAAACGAAGTGACCGTCGGAGACGACCTTGCCCGTCGGGTTGACGGCGATGGCGGAGGCGTCCAGGTCGAAGTCGACACCGGTCGTCGTACGGACGTCCCAGCCGAGGCCGACCGTGACGGCACTGAGGCCCGGGGCCTCCTTGGTGAGCGAGACGTTGCCGCCCTTGGACAGGCTTACTGCCATTTTGACTGGTGTCCCTTCGTCGTCACATGACCGCGAGATGTGGCCAAGTTACCGCTGCCCTTCATAACGCGGGGAGGGGGTCCGTAGGTTCCAGGGCCCCCTTCCCGGCGAAAAATGGGTGACGGGGCCGGGCGGGGGCGGGATCATTGGGGACATGCCTGGTCCCTATGTCATTCGTGGTTCGGTCGTGTTGCCCGAGGGGGAGCTCGGCTGGCGGTTCTCGCGTTCCTCCGGGCCGGGGGGTCAGCACGTCAACACCTCGGACTCGCGGGTCGAGCTGCTGTTCGACGTGGCGGCGACCAAGGCGCTGCCGGACGTGTGGAAGGAACGCGCGCTGGAGCGGCTCGCCTCGCGGCTGGTGGACGGGGTGGTGACGGTGCGGGCGTCCGAGCACCGCTCGCAGTTCCGGAACCGCGAGATGGCGCTCGTGCGCCTGGCCGCGCTGCTGGCGGAGGCGACGGCGCCGCCGCCGAAGGCCCGGCGGGCCACGAAGATCCCCCGGGGCATCAACGAGCGGCGGCTGCGGGAGAAGAAGGCCCGGGGCGAGACGAAGCGCGGGCGGACCGCGCGGGACTGGTAGCGACCGTCGGGGCTCCGCCCCGCATCCCGCGCCCGGGACCCCGAATCCCCGCGCCCCGCCCCCGGATTCCCGCCTCAGCCCGCCAGGTGGCGGTAGCGGCCGCGGAAGTGGGCCAGCGGCGGCGCGTCCGGGTTCGGCAGGGTGGTCGTGAGGACGCGGGCGAGGACCAGGGTGTGGTCGCCGGCCTCGACGCGTGACTCGGTACGGCATTCCAGGGTGGCCAGGGCGCCGGTGAGCAGCAGGGCGCCGGAGACGGCGCCGCGGACCTGGGGCAGGCCCTCGAAGAGCAGGCGGTCGCTGATCCGGCCCTTCATCGCGAACCTGCCCGCCACCTGGAGCTGGCCGTCGGCCAGGATCGAGGCCCCCCAGAGCGGCTGCTCGGCCATCAGGTCGTCCATGCGGGAGCCCTCGCGCAGGCTCACCAGGACCATCGGGGGATCCAGGGAGACGGACATGAAGGCGGTCGCCGTCATGCCGACGTCCTCGCCGCGCGGGCCGTCCGTCGTCAGGGCGGGTTCGTGTGCGGTGATCAGGCACACGCCCGCCGTGAGCCGGGACATGGCGGCGCGGAACTCGTCGTTGCTCACCCCCTCAGGATGCGGGGTCGGGAACGGGGCGGGAGGTACGGGAGTCGTGTTCGGCACGCCTGGAACGCTAGTCTCACCGTCTCGCCGCACACATCGGGCGCAAGTCCGAGCCGCGTCCCGGCCCCTTGGCCTAGGCCATCACCCCTCGTTTGCCCTCGGAAATGTGGGGGAGCGCTCCCAGCGGACGTACGGCCTGAAGGGTGTCGGGAAGACCCCGTTATTCATCTCATGTGACTTGAGTCACAGAGGGCAAGATTTGTTGACCCTGTGTACCTGCCGCACAGCTCACTGTGATTCAGTGGACGGGACACCGCAACGAAACGCCGATGACAAACCTGGAGTTGCTGTCGAGGTCTCGGGGAGAGCGAGCAATGGAGACCGAGTCGGAGCCGTACGTCCGTCTTGCGACCCTGCGGCAGCTGCATCGGGTGGTGGCCGAACTCAATACGGCCCGGAGCCTCGCGGACACCCTGCAGACCGTCGTGGACGGCATCGTCGTGGGCCTCGGCTACGAACTCGCCTGTGTCAACCTCGTACGCCCTGACGGGGATCTCGTCGTTGCCGCCTTCGCCGGCGACCCCGCCGCCGAGGCGCTGATCACGGGTCGCGTCGGATCCCGCCCCGCCTGGGACCGCCGGCTGACGATGGGTGAGAACTGGGACGGGCTCCGCTTCATCCCGCACACCGAGGGCTGGGTCCTGATGGAGGACGACGTCCCCCAGTGGCACACCGACGGCCCCGATCCGCGCTTCGAGGACGAGTGGCACCCCGAGGACCGGCTCTATGCCCCCATGTATGCGTCCGGCGGGGAACTTCTGGGTGTCATTTCGGTGGACAGACCGCGCAACGGGCGTCGCCCGGGCGCGTGGGGGCGCGAGGCGCTCCAGATGTACGCCTTCCAGGCGGCGATTGCGATCAGCAACGCACGCCTTCGCGCGAACATGCAAAGGGCCCTCGTCCGGCTCGAAAGGGAGCAGCAGGCGCTCCGCGCCAGCGAGGAGTCGTTCCGCCAGGCCTTCGAGTACGCGCCCAGCGGAATGGCCATCGCCGAGATGGGCGGCGACCAGCACGGTCGGCTGCTGCGCACCAACGACGCGCTGTGCCGGCTGCTGGGCCGGCCGGCTTCCGTGCTGCGCCGGTACTCCTTCTCCGACCTCGTGCACCCCGAGGACATCGGCACCCTGCTGCGGACCTCCGCCGAGGGCGGGCGGGCCGAGCTGAGGCTGGGCCGGCGCGACGGTACGTACGTGTGGGTGTCGCTGCGCAACTCCGTGGTGGCCGACGCGGCCGACGGGCCCCGCTTCCTGCTCACGCACGTCGAGGACATCGAGGAGCGAAAGCGCCACGAGCTACAGCTCGCGCACCGGGCCAGCCACGATTCGCTGACCGGCCTGCCGAACAGTGCCGAGCTGCGCTCCCGCCTGGGGGCGCGGCTCTGTCGCAGGCCCCAGTCCGTGCGCGCCACGGCCGTGGAGGCGCTGGACGCGGCCTTCGAGGGGCGGCCCGAGGGGGGTGGTGCCGTCGAGCACGGCTTTCAACCCGACGTCCCGCACGGATTCGCGGCGCCCGACCCGTTCGAGTTCCCGGGCGCCGCGGTGGGCGGGGCGACGGCCGCCGGCGAGGCGGGGCCGTACGACCACCACGTGCACGCGGTGGCGCCCGACCCGGAGATCGACGACGGAACGAAGGGCCTGGCCGTCCTCTTCTGTGACCTGGACGGATTCAAGTCGATCAACGACCGGTTCGGGCACCACACGGGTGACGCGGTCCTGATCGAGGTCGCCCGGCGGCTGACGACGTGCGTCAGGGACGGTGACACCGTCGCTCGGCTGGGTGGTGACGAGTTCGTCGTCCTCGCGGACGGGCTGGGGGCGGCCGACGCCGCCGACCTGGCCGTCCGGCTGCGCAACGCGATCATTCCGCCGATCAGGGTGGACGGCCGGGCGGTCCGCGTCGGAGCGAGTTTCGGCATCGGCTGGGCCGGCTGTGGGATGTCCGCGGACGAGGTGCTCCGCTCCGCCGACCAGCGGATGTACATCGAGAAGAGGTCCCGTTCCAAGGCGCACCGCAGGGCCGGCTGAGCCGATCGGCCGCCCGTGGGTGCACGTGTTCGGGGTAGGCTCCCGTGGGTCGAAAGGAGTGACCTGCGATGACGACGCCCGCGAACAACGGCCCGAACAGTGGGGCGAACAAGCCCGAGGACGACGATCCGTTCGGCTACCTCTACGCGGACGGCCAGGCCGCCGGAGCCACCCCGCCCACGTCGGGCGGTGGGTACGGCTACCCCGGCCCGACGGGCGGGGGCCAGGCCGGAGCGCAGCCCGGTGTCCCCCGGACCTCGTACAACCAGGTGCGTACGGTCGGCGACCGGTCGTCCCGCGGCCAGCGCGGTGCCGTCCCGTACCAGCAGGCCCCGCAGTCCTACGAGGCCCAGTACCAGGCCCCCGAGGCGCTCCAGGCGGGCGGCTACGGGGTTCCGCCGCAGCACCAGTCCGCACAGCAGACCCAGGTGGTCACGGCTCCGGGCGGGCACGGCGGGCACGGTGGCGGTGGCGGTGGCGGCGGCTCCAGCCGTCGCGGGCTGCTGATCGCGGCGGTCGCGGTGGTCGGCGCGGTCGTGATCGGCATCAGCGCGGCGCTCGTCTTCGGCAACGAAGGCAACAAGAAGGGCAAGGACGACAAGGGCCAGGCGGCCGGTCAGTCCCAGCAGCCGGCTTCCCCGAAGGAGTC
This region of Streptomyces sp. NBC_00513 genomic DNA includes:
- a CDS encoding TerD family protein → MAVSLSKGGNVSLTKEAPGLSAVTVGLGWDVRTTTGVDFDLDASAIAVNPTGKVVSDGHFVFFNNKSTPDQTIVHTGDNRTGEGSGDDEAINVNLAGLPADVDKIVFPVSIYDAEARSQNFGQVRNAYIRVVNQAGGAEIARYDLSEDAATETAMVFGELYRSGAEWKFRAVGQGYASGLTGIAQDFGVNV
- the arfB gene encoding alternative ribosome rescue aminoacyl-tRNA hydrolase ArfB, whose translation is MPGPYVIRGSVVLPEGELGWRFSRSSGPGGQHVNTSDSRVELLFDVAATKALPDVWKERALERLASRLVDGVVTVRASEHRSQFRNREMALVRLAALLAEATAPPPKARRATKIPRGINERRLREKKARGETKRGRTARDW
- a CDS encoding flavin reductase family protein — protein: MPNTTPVPPAPFPTPHPEGVSNDEFRAAMSRLTAGVCLITAHEPALTTDGPRGEDVGMTATAFMSVSLDPPMVLVSLREGSRMDDLMAEQPLWGASILADGQLQVAGRFAMKGRISDRLLFEGLPQVRGAVSGALLLTGALATLECRTESRVEAGDHTLVLARVLTTTLPNPDAPPLAHFRGRYRHLAG
- the cdgB gene encoding diguanylate cyclase CdgB — translated: METESEPYVRLATLRQLHRVVAELNTARSLADTLQTVVDGIVVGLGYELACVNLVRPDGDLVVAAFAGDPAAEALITGRVGSRPAWDRRLTMGENWDGLRFIPHTEGWVLMEDDVPQWHTDGPDPRFEDEWHPEDRLYAPMYASGGELLGVISVDRPRNGRRPGAWGREALQMYAFQAAIAISNARLRANMQRALVRLEREQQALRASEESFRQAFEYAPSGMAIAEMGGDQHGRLLRTNDALCRLLGRPASVLRRYSFSDLVHPEDIGTLLRTSAEGGRAELRLGRRDGTYVWVSLRNSVVADAADGPRFLLTHVEDIEERKRHELQLAHRASHDSLTGLPNSAELRSRLGARLCRRPQSVRATAVEALDAAFEGRPEGGGAVEHGFQPDVPHGFAAPDPFEFPGAAVGGATAAGEAGPYDHHVHAVAPDPEIDDGTKGLAVLFCDLDGFKSINDRFGHHTGDAVLIEVARRLTTCVRDGDTVARLGGDEFVVLADGLGAADAADLAVRLRNAIIPPIRVDGRAVRVGASFGIGWAGCGMSADEVLRSADQRMYIEKRSRSKAHRRAG
- a CDS encoding CBM35 domain-containing protein; the protein is MTTPANNGPNSGANKPEDDDPFGYLYADGQAAGATPPTSGGGYGYPGPTGGGQAGAQPGVPRTSYNQVRTVGDRSSRGQRGAVPYQQAPQSYEAQYQAPEALQAGGYGVPPQHQSAQQTQVVTAPGGHGGHGGGGGGGGSSRRGLLIAAVAVVGAVVIGISAALVFGNEGNKKGKDDKGQAAGQSQQPASPKESTKPEPSGSPEASQAPLPKGDAAGAGMFLSGGAKLQSAVPGSKSTGGQYVGEFNHQGAALTWTVDLPEDGKYTLFVNYGVPGKDAKATLTINGQSPNQSLNLANFAKASEGAWDKGWTTTFAWINLKKGTNTMKISCEAGDKCETIFDQLNLGRGHIRR